In Triplophysa rosa linkage group LG7, Trosa_1v2, whole genome shotgun sequence, the following proteins share a genomic window:
- the xirp2a gene encoding xin actin-binding repeat-containing protein 2: MDSSEPCSLPGGLASVKKQFESQEFSSSSASQTTVTQSHYQQRQEVVSSSEVTGNAQVSLDQKVHQSAASGFGDHYDEKVMVLGGENLPNVSTQALKQQHEKSIEEASPPKHIKIDVDYNQFPWAPVNVSSKSADTGSYETMAVTKTKQEAISSSVASSQYESVEQFPHTESPMYHYQVPSQVPGRCPSPKPTDQSTSAKYAVNKEQYSKQRNLYELKRLYKHIHPEVRKNLERDFFTEVTEREHTYVDSDEEVSKDVQQARYVFENSGSTSPGKCISPEREYLEWDEILRGEVQSMRWMFENKPLDAIKDCTPDEDEGKNIAQQEIIAGKDVKYTTWMFETKPIDALGADKTDSTECSGKLAELARGDVQTAAWLFETQPMDSLNRIYQEDEQDTKVMYSKDIAGADVKTARYLFETQHLDSLGHTETFDESHFLQLKSELEEVKGEVKKTTKMFETHPMCVIRGDSGEMLEITKVRREETEKGDVRTSRWLFETQPLDLINRDPTMVKLICGVSIEENYQGGVNKGRWLFETKTLDQIKDEEWESTKTQREEILGADVRRHCMTFETQPMDKLKDDTNARPVEQEDIMGGDVTSARHLFETVPMENLKELLEVGKLKKVKASEEEKGDVRHQRWLFESKPLEQIRDEKKVVTRTVNLEELEKGDVTNYKEIFETMDLSKCTDAQKIQVEGVTSGSVNSNKVFFESAPLYAVQDSSGHYHEVKTVRREEVVKGDVRSCKWMFETRPIDQFDESITKFQIIKGISKEEIQSGDVKTAKWLFETQPLDGMKYFSNLEEEDNRKNESIEIQRGDVKTCRWLFETQPMDVLYEKAEAKTDSTTDVQKGDVKTCTWLFETQTLDSIKDESENILKTCTVKQEDVQGKDVHLVRFLFETENLENITDDKDHSGFKRITEIDVHSGDVSRMKYIFETQSSDIMTSTSEETMQKLKSRQAEEIQKGNVVNCAWMFENQPIDSIRENPEESKDVRTVTDIQGGNVDKGRFIFETYSLDKVQQEASDTEISQIQSIMHKEIEKGDVKNYTMMFETQPLYAIRDKEGHYHEVTTVTKEEVLRGDVVGARWLFETKPLDSISKTDEVYVIKSVTEEDVQKGDVSSARWRFETQPLDEIMQDMKVTVKTIEDIQGGDVKTNKQRFEMDNLSKKCVRTVSVSEIQRGDVRSATWMFETHTIDKIRGESSEYDEMEKVTHEEVIKGDVKQSVWLFEKEPLDCIKEVDGTEAVIFREEIPKADVKTTTWLFETTPLTEFNEGSVEKTEIIGKSIKTTLEELYSQKMVDSQGILIEADEIGDVRMAKYKLLNQEAPEIQKEEVIHGDLNSIMMNLLNRRETTERGITIDMEERGNINSTLQLLFNQQRSCNVEEKDIIRGDIQEAINNLLKQEGSAKRGILIQEDEKGDVRMTIYSLLNKESESIVEKEDIIKGNIRGTLHRLLGSSGKDQSSKITVGETERGNVSFYSTCIESGALDYLRQLQVGTDEMKETVKEIIIGGDVEQTKQILRRSQQTIGRTVAEDDIVPGNVHNTVQVFMMEPVLSLHNVQKEEIVKGDLRTALDSLTQAVNQHVVVEKEEVVKGDISTTLKSLEEAQNQLKEIEKPEIVPGDIRGALESLEKSAYTKTEVNIEDLVPGDIKGTLKSLEEAKQTVKEVEKEEIVKGDIQTALLSLQEASTEKKVFQHQVSEQGDVKGTIQLLLEPASSPRMQRRPSAEGDIKSSIKCLYEQEQIQIEKEEVVKGDVQGTIKNLMKKKEQSSHKPKSNPHKKAKVKNPVLPQQAARECPAKPNAEEKPSNPPPVKNMPQSSMQKTLEVSSSERQSSSEEHHCATKQMTTTGHSESSQVSQAMNVKEQHIKQKHNTPSPVLIKKKNIGGQMSEKKSESAAVSSGMCASKEVSQATTSMKQTQETNTVTQVQTTITKHHTTVTQKQNIQNVKSEQSVKSVNRNLIPKGMIKKAKPQPEIHFPPPPASPPPPSESELSLPPPPSPVAESEVQPALLPRPHLVMRQDSDLPPPPPPQPIIEADTEFFPPPPPPQDLLPPPPSQQELSSVTQPGKPKGRPLFKIPKPGPPKQPEPPKQPEPAKFKWQKKKTLPAPPPSPPAPPSVVEQSERASLKTVTETTEYISKQKALEKTIEPTVPKVTKPSSMIPLPQPVTEEPPRPKKVFVSPIKLPPPPDPVAPKPRPFASKFKTPLMMAEERYRKQREKAENSKGACTPTSPLATTSFEVSEMKAEVESSTQKVEQSHATVETQPEPPNTPEPHQTPAVLSKDTAEKVVPSKCPQPPPKKMPPADKQISRPTFLKLGKKTTTESSSIGSNKKEESSVASLEIKTHPAPEKDVSIKVHSIQCEGIQAKASVQSQVTVSAQTQQIKSCVVQEVKKVPTQPTKIPKVTPSFKVKTFKMPNEEQGKDTVQSEQTVTEARTHDISQQNSTSAVEKTEVRVEKKEEVRQTKQDAKMEVQLKKQRQATIKQPPPVAPKPSVEMHPVQPSLSMEVHHGQQQVTVIQSHQREEHVQIHEERMVSQSTVQQQSTQQKGKFQIKKQVKPPPRPPSRDEAIKQSIQSKEHDKTEVTESKESSKSVTVTESCHAQKSEVIHKLLSYIKELQGSPGKMNPKTVQTMLTMIPDWLVCPEEKSDMNRTQYNKQTMREVIARVENLAQAKQVFLEEHLSVSEMPKIEQTQEKKIVPGATQKISKITIGSAKIETQKKVTEEKTEKQSESKSTELKIPPELRMRTPSPTYICIESAKRTDSPFRVTPSPPLSHRSGNTATPPPRRSDTPTRLNQSTPSPTMSRSEKLAKLRDTTAKLSQGMTPPPMPLPEHVMKAQADSEGSRSSSRSEINIDTHMMESGLMDVTEIHGDSMWTVKDKREFFEEAQKAEVNRMYVRKDPIDIPERLGADADDSELEIQKTVDAHERMFEELPKVDLSRLVNKFESPQPKVYVRREPVVIPERLGSDTEDAETEKKPTVLEDVPSFDIKALKNVFEMGEQAHQYLREEKRNLESQEESVAPTGLSETRSVTEHFSTVDEFGNTVTGSKSEMTSHSHNVTTRGDPPTYADVVRGKFPGLDVPPEASAEELLKSFQQTWAESENVFKNLGFSVSEEHRSQRVSHHHQTVVTENTGARVRTVSGMSDEGVPHGVSHSRQAKLP; this comes from the exons ATGGACAGCTCTGAGCCGTGCTCTCTGCCCGGTGGACTGGCCAGCGTAAAGAAACAGTTTGAAAGCCAAGAGTTCAGCTCCTCCTCTGCTTCCCAAACCACGGTTACACAATCCCACTACCAGCAGAGACAg GAGGTGGTGAGCTCATCAGAGGTGACGGGAAATgctcag GTTTCTCTGGACCAGAAAGTTCATCAGAGTGCGGCCTCCGGTTTTGGGGATCATTATGATGAAAAAG TGATGGTGCTTGGAGGAGAGAATTTGCCAAACGTTTCCACTCAAGCTCTGAAACAGCAGCATGAGAAAAGTATCGAAGAGGCCAGTCCACCCAAACACATCAAG ATTGATGTTGATTACAACCAGTTTCCATGGGCCCCAGTAAATGTGTCTTCAAAAAGTGCTGACACAGGTAGCTATGAGACGATGGCCGTCACTAAAACAAAGCAAGAGGCCATCTCCTCCTCTGTGGCTTCATCCCAATATGAGTCAGTCGAGCAATTCCCTCACACAGAATCTCCCATGTATCACTATCAAGTTCCTTCTCAAGTTCCAGGACGATGTCCTTCTCCAAAACCGACAGATCAGTCTACTTCAGCTAAATATGCAGTCAACAAAGAACAGTACTCCAAGCAGAGGAACCTCTACGAACTCAAACGTCTCTACAAACACATCCACCCTGAAGTACGTAAAAACCTGGAGCGAGACTTCTTCACTGAGGTGACAGAGAGGGAGCACACCTACGTGGACAGTGATGAAGAGGTGAGCAAAGACGTTCAGCAAGCACGATATGTTTTTGAGAACAGCGGCAGCACCAGTCCTGGCAAGTGCATAAGCCCAGAGAGAGAGTATCTGGAGTGGGATGAAATACTTAGAGGCGAGGTGCAGTCAATGCGCTGGATGTTTGAAAACAAACCGCTGGATGCTATTAAAGATTGTACACCAGATGAGGATGAAGGGAAGAACATTGCCCAACAAGAAATAATTGCTGGAAAAGATGTGAAGTATACCACGTGGATGTTTGAAACGAAGCCCATTGATGCGCTAGGAGCAGACAAAACAGACTCGACAGAGTGCAGTGGAAAACTAGCAGAGCTAGCAAGAGGAGATGTCCAAACTGCAGCGTGGCTGTTCGAGACGCAGCCTATGGACTCACTCAACAGAATTTACCAAGAGGATGAGCAAGACACAAAAGTGATGTATTCTAAAGACATTGCAGGGGCAGATGTGAAAACTGCTAGGTACTTGTTTGAAACACAGCACCTGGACTCTCTCGGCCATACTGAAACGTTTGATGAAAGTCACTTCCTGCAACTAAAGTCAGAGCTTGAAGAGGTTAAAGGTGAGGTAAAGAAGACAACCAAGATGTTTGAGACGCACCCCATGTGTGTTATCCGTGGTGACTCCGGTGAGATGCTAGAGATTACCAAGGTTCGTCGTGAAGAGACTGAAAAAGGAGATGTAAGGACGTCACGCTGGCTCTTTGAAACTCAACCTCTGGACCTGATCAACCGAGATCCAACCATGGTGAAGTTAATCTGTGGGGTCTCCATAGAAGAAAACTATCAGGGTGGGGTGAACAAGGGAAGATGGCTGTTTGAGACAAAGACTCTTGATCAAATCAAAGATGAAGAATGGGAAAGCACAAAGACTCAAAGAGAGGAGATCCTAGGTGCGGATGTGAGGAGACACTGCATGACCTTTGAAACGCAGCCAATGGATAAACTTAAAGACGATACCAATGCAAGACCAGTGGAGCAGGAAGACATTATGGGTGGTGATGTTACCTCTGCAAGGCATTTGTTCGAAACGGTGCCTATGGAGAACCTGAAAGAGTTACTAGAAGTTGGTAAGCTAAAAAAGGTGAAGGCATCAGAGGAAGAGAAAGGCGATGTGAGACACCAGAGGTGGTTGTTTGAAAGCAAACCTCTTGAGCAGATCAGAGATGAGAAGAAAGTGGTCACACGGACTGTTAACCTAGAGGAACTTGAAAAGGGTGATGTCACAAATTACAAGGAGATATTTGAGACCATGGATCTGAGCAAGTGTACAGACGCACAGAAGATTCAGGTGGAGGGGGTCACCAGTGGGTCAGTGAACtccaataaagttttttttgagTCAGCTCCATTGTATGCCGTACAGGACAGCTCAGGGCACTACCACGAGGTCAAGACTGTGCGGAGAGAGGAAGTTGTCAAAGGCGATGTGAGAAGCTGCAAATGGATGTTTGAAACCCGTCCTATTGATCAGTTTGATGAAAGCATTACTAAGTTCCAGATAATAAAGGGTATATCTAAAGAAGAAATCCAGTCAGGTGACGTCAAAACTGCCAAATGGCTTTTTGAAACCCAACCACTCGATGGAATGAAATACTTCAGCAACTTAGAAGAAGAGGACAACAGGAAAAATGAAAGCATTGAAATCCAAAGGGGTGACGTCAAAACATGTCGATGGTTGTTTGAGACCCAGCCAATGGATGTGTTGTACGAAAAAGCAGAGGCGAAGACGGACAGCACTACAGATGTTCAGAAAGGAGACGTTAAAACATGTACATGGCTTTTTGAGACTCAGACTCTTGACAGCATCAAGGATGAATCCGAGAATATCCTAAAAACCTGCACAGTAAAACAAGAAGATGTACAGGGCAAGGATGTACATCTGGTCCGTTTTCTATTTGAGACAGAAAATCTGGAAAACATCACAGATGATAAGGATCATAGCGGCTTTAAGCGAATCACTGAGATTGATGTTCATTCTGGAGATGTATCAAGGATGAAGTACATCTTTGAGACGCAGTCATCTGATATCATGACCTCGACATCAGAGGAGACCATGCAGAAGCTGAAATCCCGTCAAGCAGAGGAGATTCAAAAAGGAAATGTGGTGAACTGTGCCTGGATGTTTGAAAACCAGCCGATTGATTCCATCAGAGAAAACCCAGAGGAATCCAAAGACGTACGCACAGTAACAGATATTCAGGGGGGTAATGTCGATAAAGGTCGCTTCATTTTTGAGACATACTCATTGGATAAAGTTCAGCAGGAGGCTTCCGATACCGAAATCAGCCAAATCCAGAGCATCATGCACAAGGAGATCGAGAAAGGGGATGTGAAAAACTACACCATGATGTTTGAAACTCAACCACTGTATGCTATCAGGGACAAAGAAGGACATTATCATGAAGTCACTACAGTCACAAAAGAAGAGGTTTTAAGAGGAGATGTGGTTGGGGCAAGATGGTTATTTGAAACAAAGCCACTTGACTCTATAAGTAAAACAGATGAGGTTTATGTCATCAAATCTGTGACTGAGGAAGACGTCCAAAAGGGAGATGTCAGTTCAGCCAGGTGGAGGTTTGAGACTCAGCCTCTAGATGAGATTATGCAGGATATGAAGGTCACCGTCAAGACGATTGAAGACATCCAAGGAGGAGAtgtgaaaacaaacaagcaGCGTTTCGAAATGGACAACCTGTCAAAGAAATGTGTGAGAACTGTCAGTGTAAGTGAGATTCAGAGGGGAGACGTAAGAAGTGCTACATGGATGTTTGAAACTCACACCATTGACAAGATCCGTGGTGAAAGTTCAGAGTATGATGAGATGGAGAAGGTGACTCATGAGGAAGTGATAAAAGGAGATGTTAAGCAGTCTGTGTGGCTCTTTGAAAAAGAACCACTTGATTGTATCAAAGAAGTGGATGGAACAGAAGCTGTCATTTTTCGTGAAGAAATCCCAAAAGCAGATGTGAAGACCACAACATGGTTGTTTGAAACCACACCCCTAACCGAGTTCAACGAGGGCAGTGTGGAGAAAACTGAGATCATTGGTAAGAGCATCAAGACAACCTTAGAAGAGCTTTATTCTCAGAAAATGGTTGACTCGCAGGGTATTCTGATTGAGGCTGATGAGATTGGAGATGTCCGAATGGCTAAATACAAACTTCTAAACCAAGAGGCCCCAGAGATCCAAAAAGAAGAGGTCATACACGGGGACTTGAACAGTATTATGATGAACCTGCTTAACAGACGTGAGACAACAGAAAGGGGAATCACCATAGATATGGAGGAAAGAGGAAACATCAACTCAACTCTCCAACTGCTCTTTAACCAACAGAGAAGTTGTAATGTGGAAGAAAAGGATATCATAAGAGGAGATATCCAAGAGGCTATTAATAACTTGCTGAAGCAGGAAGGATCTGCCAAACGTGGCATTCTGATTCAAGAAGATGAGAAAGGAGATGTGAGAATGACCATATACTCACTCCTAAACAAAGAAAGTGAAAGCATTGTTGAGAAAGAGGATATAATCAAAGGAAATATCCGTGGAACACTACATAGGTTGCTTGGTAGTTCTGGTAAAGACCAGTCCTCTAAGATAACCGTGGGGGAAACTGAACgaggaaatgtcagtttttatTCTACATGCATTGAGTCTGGGGCATTGGACTACCTCCGGCAACTTCAGGTGGGGACTGATGAGATGAAGGAAACAGTGAAAGAAATCATTATTGGAGGTGATGTagaacaaacaaaacagattCTGAGAAGGAGCCAACAGACAATTGGACGAACTGTTGCTGAAGATGATATTGTTCCAGGTAATGTTCATAACACAGTACAGGTGTTTATGATGGAGCCTGTACTTTCCCTGCATAATGTACAGAAAGAAGAGATAGTAAAAGGAGACTTGAGAACAGCCCTTGACTCTCTCACACAAGCTGTAAACCAACATGTTGTGGTTGAAAAAGAGGAGGTAGTCAAAGGAGACATTAGTacaactcttaagtctcttgaGGAGGCTCAAAACCAACTCAAAGAAATCGAAAAACCTGAAATTGTTCCTGGGGACATTAGGGGTGCATTAGAATCTCTTGAAAAATCAGCATACACAAAAACTGAGGTCAATATTGAAGATTTAGTCCCTGGTGACATCAAGGGCACCTTGAAATCTCTGGAAGAAGCGAAGCAAACAGTAAAAGAGGTGGAGAAGGAGGAGATTGTTAAAGGTGACATTCAGACGGCTCTGCTTAGTCTTCAAGAGGCTTCAACTGAAAAGAAGGTCTTCCAGCATCAAGTAAGTGAACAGGGTGATGTCAAAGGTACAATTCAGCTCTTACTCGAGCCTGCCTCATCGCCGCGTATGCAAAGGAGGCCAAGCGCAGAGGGTGACATAAAATCCTCCATCAAATGCCTCTATGAGCAGGAGCAAATACAAATTGAGAAAGAAGAGGTGGTGAAGGGAGATGTTCAGGGTACCATTAAAAACTTAATGAAGAAGAAAGAGCAATCGAGTCACAAACCAAAATCAAATCCTCATAAGAAAGCCAAAGTTAAGAATCCAGTACTTCCTCAACAAGCAGCTCGTGAATGCCCGGCTAAACCGAATGCTGAGGAAAAGCCATCAAATCCGCCTCCAGTGAAAAACATGCCACAGAGCAGCATGCAGAAAACATTAGAGGTTAGCTCCTCTGAACGTCAGTCTTCTTCTGAAGAGCATCATTGTGCTACTAAACAGATGACTACAACAGGTCACTCTGAATCTTCCCAAGTCTCTCAAGCAATGAATGTAAAAGAGCAACacatcaaacaaaaacacaacactccCAGCCCAGTGCTAATAAAGAAGAAGAATATTGGAGGCCAGATGAGTGAGAAGAAATCAGAAAGTGCAGCTGTGTCTTCAGGAATGTGTGCATCAAAGGAGGTATCACAAGCTACTACTAGCATGAAACAAACACAGGAGACAAATACAGTCACACAGGTTCAGacaactataacaaaacacCACACCACCGTAACCCAAAAGCAAAACATCCAGAATGTAAAATCAGAGCAAAGTGTGAAGAGTGTGAACCGTAATCTAATTCCCAAAGGAATGATCAAAAAAGCAAAGCCTCAGCCAGAGATTCACTTTCCACCTCCTCCAGCCTCTCCTCCACCTCCATCTGAATCAGAGCTCTCTCTGCCTCCCCCTCCATCCCCAGTGGCTGAAAGTGAGGTCCAGCCAGCCCTCTTACCACGGCCTCATCTGGTCATGAGACAGGACAGTGACCttcctcctccaccacctccaCAACCTATCATAGAAGCAGACACTGAATTCTTTCCACCACCTCCACCGCCCCAAGACCTCCTCCCCCCTCCACCATCCCAACAAGAACTCAGCTCGGTCACTCAGCCAGGAAAGCCAAAAGGCCGACCTTTATTCAAGATTCCCAAACCAGGGCCTCCCAAACAACCAGAGCCACCCAAACAACCAGAGCCGGCAAAATTCAAATGGCAGAAAAAGAAAACTCTACCTGCACCACCACCATCACCTCCTGCTCCTCCATCAGTGGTAGAACAGAGTGAAAGAGCCTCATTAAAAACAGTCACCGAAACTACAGAATACATTAGCAAGCAAAAGGCACTGGAAAAAACTATTGAGCCTACAGTGCCTAAAGTTACTAAACCGTCATCAATGATACCTTTGCCACAACCAGTAACTGAGGAACCACCACGCCCTAAAAAGGTATTCGTATCACCCATAAAACTCCCACCTCCTCCTGACCCTGTGGCACCAAAACCAAGACCTTTTGCAAGTAAATTTAAAACACCACTCATGATGGCAGAGGAAAGATACCGCaaacaaagagagaaagcaGAAAATAGTAAAGGGGCATGTACGCCTACCTCACCTCTGGCTACAACATCATTCGAGGTCAGTGAAATGAAGGCTGAAGTAGAGTCAAGCACACAGAAGGTTGAGCAGTCTCATGCTACTGTTGAAACACAGCCAGAACCACCTAACACACCAGAGCCTCATCAGACACCAGCGGTGCTGTCAAAAGATACAGCAGAAAAGGTTGTTCCTTCCAAATGTCCACAGCCTCCCCCAAAGAAAATGCCACCTGCAGATAAGCAAATAAGCAGACCTACATTTCTGAAACTTGGTAAGAAAACAACCACTGAATCATCCAGTATTGGCTCAAATAAGAAAGAGGAATCGTCTGTAGCTTCCTTAGAAATTAAAACCCATCCAGCTCCTGAGAAGGATGTAAGTATAAAAGTTCACTCTATACAGTGTGAGGGCATCCAGGCCAAAGCAAGTGTTCAAAGTCAGGTTACTGTTTCTGCTCAAACACAACAAATCAAGAGTTGTGTGGTGCAAGAAGTCAAGAAAGTTCCAACTCAACCCACAAAGATCCCAAAAGTGACCCCTAGCTTTAAggtaaaaacttttaaaatgccTAATGAGGAGCAGGGAAAAGACACAGTTCAGAGTGAGCAAACCGTCACAGAGGCAAGAACACATGATATCTCTCAGCAAAATTCTACCAGTGCTGTGGAAAAGACTGAAGTAAGAGTTGAGAAAAAGGAAGAAGTCAGACAAACCAAACAAGATGCCAAAATGGAGGTCCAActgaaaaaacaaagacaggCGACAATTAAGCAGCCACCACCTGTGGCACCAAAACCATCAGTTGAGATGCATCCAGTACAACCATCTCTGTCTATGGAGGTACATCACGGACAACAGCAGGTGACAGTCATTCAATCCCATCAAAGAGAGGAACATGTCCAGATTCATGAAGAAAGGATGGTCAGTCAGAGCACAGTTCAACAGCAGAGTACTCAACAAAAAGGTAAATTCCAGATCAAGAAGCAGGTGAAGCCCCCACCACGGCCCCCAAGCAGAGATGAAGCCATAAAACAGTCAATACAGTCAAAAGAACACGACAAAACAGAAGTTACAGAATCAAAAGAATCCAGCAAAAGCGTAACAGTAACTGAAAGCTGTCACGCACAGAAATCTGAAGTGATTCACAAGTTGTTGAGTTATATCAAAGAGTTGCAAGGATCCCCTGGTAAAATGAACCCAAAGACAGTGCAGACAATGCTGACTATGATTCCTGACTGGCTGGTATGTCCTGAGGAGAAATCTGATATGAACCGCACTCAGTACAACAAGCAGACAATGAGAGAGGTCATTGCCCGTGTGGAGAACCTTGCTCAGGCTAAACAGGTTTTTTTAGAGGAGCATTTGTCTGTTTCCGAGATGCCGAAGATTGAACAAACACAGGAAAAGAAAATTGTACCTGGTGCCACACAAAAGATATCTAAAATCACTATTGGCTCAGCAAAAATAGAGACTCAGAAGAAAGTAACTGAGGAGAAGACAGAAAAGCAGAGCGAGTCAAAGTCTACAGAGCTTAAAATTCCCCCTGAGCTGAGAATGCGCACACCGTCACCAACTTACATCTGCATTGAGTCGGCCAAGAGGACAGACTCTCCCTTCAGAGTGACTCCATCTCCCCCGCTCTCCCACAGGTCAGGCAACACTGCAACACCTCCACCTCGCCGGTCAGATACACCGACACGCCTGAACCAATCCACACCTTCCCCCACAATGAGTCGATCTGAGAAGCTAGCAAAACTACGAGACACAACAGCCAAACTTTCTCAAGGCATGACCCCGCCGCCCATGCCTTTGCCTGAGCACGTGATGAAGGCTCAGGCAGACTCTGAAGGATCTCGTTCATCCAGTCGTTCAGAGATTAACATTGATACTCACATGATGGAATCGGGCCTAATGGATGTCACAGAGATTCACGGGGACTCTATGTGGACAGTTAAAGACAAGCGTGAATTCTTTGAGGAAGCTCAGAAAGCGGAGGTAAACCGCATGTATGTACGCAAGGATCCCATTGACATCCCAGAGCGTCTTGGAGCAGATGCGGACGACAGTGAGCTAGAGATCCAGAAGACCGTAGATGCTCATGAGAGGATGTTTGAGGAACTGCCCAAAGTTGACCTGTCCAGGCTTGTCAACAAGTTTGAGTCTCCCCAGCCTAAGGTTTATGTTCGGAGGGAACCTGTTGTGATTCCAGAAAGACTTGGAAGTGACACGGAAGATGCGGAGACTGAGAAAAAGCCAACCGTGTTGGAGGATGTACCGAGCTTTGATATTAAGGCCCTCAAAAACGTCTTTGAAATGGGTGAGCAAGCACACCAGTACCTGAGGGAAGAGAAAAGGAATCTTGAAAGTCAAGAAGAATCTGTTGCACCAACAGGCTTGTCTGAAACTAGATCTGTAACTGAGCACTTTTCTACTGTCGATGAGTTTGGAAACACCGTAACGGGCTCGAAGAGCGAGATGACCTCCCACTCTCACAATGTGACAACCCGTGGGGATCCGCCGACCTACGCAGATGTCGTGAGAGGGAAATTTCCAGGCCTGGACGTTCCTCCTGAGGCGTCTGCAGAAGAGTTACTCAAGAGCTTCCAGCAGACGTGGGCGGAGAGTGAAAATGTCTTCAAGAACTTGGGTTTCAGTGTGTCTGAAGAGCACAGATCACAGAGGGTTTCACATCATCATCAGACTGTTGTAACCG AAAATACGGGTGCCAGAGTCCGAACTGTGTCGGGTATGTCGGATGAGGGTGTACCCCATGGAGTCTCTCATAGCCGACAAGCAAAACTTCCATAA